From the Armatimonadota bacterium genome, one window contains:
- a CDS encoding uracil-DNA glycosylase, translated as MNLDELRDSASTCTACGLSERRTNVVFGEGNPRAPLVIVGEGPGEEEDKTGRPFVGRAGKMLDKALADNDLSRDDVYICNTLKCRACEWIGDRPRNRPPTPEEVATCRQWLVPQLAAIAPRVILCVGAPSAKNLIRSDFKITRERGKYFECEYARVAIATLHPAYVLRLQSATNDGGYSLIVSDIGRAWACAQKLLETASV; from the coding sequence ATGAACCTGGACGAACTCCGAGACTCGGCCTCGACCTGCACAGCCTGCGGACTGTCAGAACGAAGAACCAACGTTGTGTTTGGCGAAGGCAACCCCCGAGCGCCGCTGGTCATCGTCGGAGAAGGCCCCGGAGAAGAGGAGGACAAGACCGGTCGTCCGTTCGTCGGACGAGCCGGCAAGATGCTGGACAAGGCGCTCGCCGACAACGACCTTTCGCGAGACGACGTGTACATATGCAACACGCTGAAGTGCCGTGCGTGCGAGTGGATCGGCGACCGCCCGCGCAACCGCCCTCCGACGCCAGAAGAGGTCGCGACCTGCCGGCAGTGGCTTGTTCCGCAACTGGCCGCGATCGCGCCTCGCGTGATTCTCTGCGTCGGCGCGCCGAGTGCGAAGAACCTGATCCGATCGGACTTCAAGATAACGCGCGAGCGCGGCAAGTACTTCGAGTGCGAATACGCGCGGGTCGCCATCGCGACCCTGCACCCGGCGTACGTCTTGCGCCTACAATCCGCGACGAACGACGGCGGGTACTCGCTTATCGTGTCGGACATCGGTCGTGCGTGGGCGTGCGCCCAGAAGCTGCTTGAGACCGCGAGCGTATGA
- a CDS encoding FAD-binding oxidoreductase: MSIRTIEDVQEAVRATKRFRPVGLRTKTSFLPDSGGEELSLAELTGIVEFEPADQVVVVLAGTPIAELQEALKEHDLCLPLLSPNEFPASVAGFPGTVGGLLAMNLPHGLQAQAGGPREWTLGLQVVRSAGTVAKCGSKVVKSVAGYDVHKLFVGSRGELGVIVSATLRALPIGALPLDSVDLLDDSHEPCYIQRTLRSEFDDAVQTAERIQAIDRASCTIWCDDEPSKTAEGWVIGPRGYRRRTPQPSYMEARAKELFNPDGKFVPGWAE; this comes from the coding sequence TTGAGCATACGCACGATAGAAGATGTGCAAGAAGCGGTTCGGGCGACCAAGCGCTTCCGCCCTGTCGGGCTTCGAACAAAGACCTCGTTTCTGCCCGACTCGGGCGGCGAAGAACTCTCGCTAGCTGAGTTGACGGGAATTGTCGAGTTCGAGCCTGCCGATCAAGTCGTCGTCGTGCTCGCGGGGACGCCTATCGCCGAGCTGCAAGAGGCTCTGAAGGAGCACGACCTGTGCCTGCCGCTGTTGTCGCCAAACGAGTTTCCGGCGTCCGTTGCTGGCTTCCCAGGCACGGTCGGCGGGCTGCTGGCAATGAACCTGCCGCACGGATTGCAGGCGCAGGCCGGAGGTCCGCGAGAGTGGACGCTCGGACTGCAAGTCGTGCGCTCAGCGGGTACGGTGGCAAAGTGCGGCAGCAAGGTCGTGAAGAGCGTCGCGGGCTACGACGTGCACAAGCTGTTCGTTGGTTCGCGCGGCGAGCTGGGCGTCATCGTATCGGCAACTCTGCGCGCCTTGCCCATCGGCGCTCTGCCACTCGATTCCGTCGATCTCTTAGACGACTCTCACGAACCGTGCTACATCCAGCGAACTTTGCGAAGCGAGTTCGACGATGCGGTTCAAACGGCGGAGCGGATTCAGGCGATCGACCGTGCGTCGTGTACTATCTGGTGCGATGATGAGCCATCGAAAACAGCGGAGGGTTGGGTGATCGGGCCGCGCGGATATCGTAGGCGCACTCCTCAGCCTTCGTACATGGAAGCTAGAGCCAAAGAGCTGTTCAACCCGGACGGCAAGTTTGTACCGGGGTGGGCGGAGTGA
- a CDS encoding 1-acyl-sn-glycerol-3-phosphate acyltransferase yields the protein MKVVGLENVPESGGVIFAPNHVSMFDPPIVSCASPRAVMFMAKEELFRPPIFGSLIRSVGAFPVRRGPGDVSAIKLAISKLKQGNVLIMFPEGTRGDGKTLGEIQSGVAMLAKRSGALVVPVGVYGSHKILPKGAKLPRFSRLKVAFGEPIKYTDTATAQTEKENRKLFADELSIRILEQCRIAGLELRTGRQSADRGSPDPGERENGRSPPRQD from the coding sequence ATGAAGGTCGTCGGGCTTGAGAACGTTCCAGAGTCCGGCGGGGTCATCTTTGCGCCGAACCACGTTTCGATGTTCGATCCGCCGATCGTCTCCTGCGCCTCCCCGAGAGCCGTGATGTTCATGGCGAAAGAGGAGCTGTTTCGGCCCCCGATTTTTGGTTCGCTCATCAGAAGCGTCGGTGCTTTCCCGGTGAGGAGAGGGCCGGGAGACGTGTCGGCGATCAAGCTCGCCATTTCGAAGCTCAAGCAAGGCAACGTGCTCATTATGTTTCCTGAGGGCACACGAGGCGACGGGAAGACGCTTGGAGAAATCCAATCAGGTGTGGCGATGCTTGCAAAGCGATCCGGTGCGCTTGTCGTTCCGGTCGGAGTGTACGGCTCGCACAAGATCTTGCCGAAGGGTGCGAAACTTCCGCGCTTCTCTCGACTGAAAGTCGCGTTCGGCGAGCCGATCAAGTACACGGACACAGCTACAGCGCAGACGGAGAAGGAGAACCGCAAGCTGTTCGCCGACGAGCTATCGATAAGGATTCTCGAACAGTGTCGGATCGCCGGGCTCGAACTCAGAACCGGGCGTCAATCTGCAGACCGAGGATCACCTGATCCTGGCGAAAGAGAAAACGGAAGGTCGCCCCCTCGACAGGACTGA
- a CDS encoding HIT domain-containing protein: protein MAERLWAPWRFDYIAQAGKSGASGNIFVDLPAEDSDRENLILFRGRTAFVIMNRFPYTNGHLMVAPYQQTPEIGGLDDEELLEINRLIARCIEWLRTAYEPEGFNVGVNLGAAAGAGIASHLHWHVVPRWSGDTNFMTTVADTRVIPQDLRDSYDLLKKIIEGSE, encoded by the coding sequence ATGGCCGAGAGGCTATGGGCACCGTGGCGGTTTGACTACATCGCGCAGGCTGGCAAGTCGGGCGCCAGCGGCAACATCTTCGTAGACCTCCCCGCCGAGGACAGCGATCGCGAGAACTTGATTCTGTTTCGTGGTCGGACCGCGTTCGTGATCATGAACCGGTTCCCCTATACCAACGGCCACCTGATGGTCGCGCCGTACCAGCAAACGCCTGAGATCGGTGGCCTGGACGACGAAGAGCTGCTCGAGATCAACCGGCTGATCGCCCGGTGCATCGAGTGGCTGAGAACCGCGTACGAGCCGGAGGGGTTCAACGTCGGCGTAAACTTGGGCGCCGCCGCAGGTGCGGGAATCGCGAGCCACCTGCACTGGCACGTCGTGCCCAGGTGGTCGGGCGACACAAACTTCATGACGACCGTCGCCGACACGCGGGTGATCCCCCAAGATCTGCGCGACTCGTACGACCTCTTGAAGAAGATCATCGAGGGTAGCGAATGA
- a CDS encoding FAD-dependent oxidoreductase, with translation MNVAIIGSGLMGSCAARELAKRGHEVTAFDQFELGHTLGSSHGTSRIVRKAYADRMYTEILLDAYPMWRELEEEAGERLLYEVGLLYFGSETAPEIVDQIEALTDLEVPFELKRGNEAGIALEPDEVGVFTPEAGWVHPPTVLGAARRIASYRGARFVQRKIERLDDLASFDRTVVTAGAWVRRFVDVPVSVRQATFAYVRGVHTGPVFIEARRGQVYGFPSEPGNESIKVGCHDLLREIDPDEPRGGPDDDALEIIRDFCVRRFGMDEPEIVDAQTCLYTRTPDEHFRIGSIDDRTVVASACSGHGFKFGPWIGKLLADMCEGKADVGRWPCFSL, from the coding sequence ATGAACGTAGCGATCATCGGCAGCGGGCTCATGGGATCGTGCGCCGCGCGGGAGTTGGCGAAGCGCGGGCACGAGGTCACGGCGTTCGACCAGTTCGAGCTCGGGCACACTTTGGGCTCGTCGCACGGCACTTCGCGGATTGTCCGCAAAGCGTACGCGGACCGCATGTACACCGAGATCCTGCTGGACGCGTATCCGATGTGGCGCGAGCTGGAGGAGGAGGCGGGCGAGCGACTGCTGTACGAAGTCGGGCTACTGTACTTCGGAAGCGAGACTGCGCCTGAGATCGTCGACCAGATCGAGGCGCTGACCGACCTGGAGGTTCCGTTCGAACTGAAACGAGGCAACGAAGCAGGAATTGCGCTGGAGCCGGACGAAGTCGGAGTTTTCACGCCCGAAGCCGGCTGGGTTCATCCGCCGACAGTGCTGGGCGCCGCACGTCGGATCGCGTCGTATCGCGGCGCGCGGTTCGTCCAGCGAAAGATCGAGCGGCTCGACGATCTCGCCAGTTTCGACAGAACCGTCGTCACGGCTGGCGCCTGGGTGCGGAGGTTCGTCGACGTACCGGTCAGCGTGCGCCAAGCGACGTTCGCGTACGTGCGGGGCGTCCACACGGGGCCAGTGTTCATCGAGGCGAGACGCGGCCAGGTGTACGGGTTTCCGAGCGAGCCCGGGAACGAATCGATCAAGGTCGGCTGCCACGATCTGCTGAGGGAGATAGATCCGGATGAACCGCGAGGCGGGCCGGACGACGACGCCCTTGAGATCATTCGAGACTTCTGCGTCCGAAGATTCGGCATGGATGAACCCGAAATCGTGGACGCCCAGACCTGCCTGTACACGCGAACGCCGGACGAGCACTTCAGAATCGGCTCTATCGACGACCGAACCGTCGTGGCCAGCGCGTGCAGCGGACACGGCTTCAAGTTCGGCCCGTGGATCGGTAAACTTCTCGCCGACATGTGCGAAGGCAAGGCGGACGTCGGCAGGTGGCCGTGTTTTTCCCTCTGA
- a CDS encoding FAD-binding protein, with protein MAQDERDLVQSMSELLDDERVLAGSAVQRAYDCDAYTIDRSPPACVVLPVDTQEVQRVVQWCTANRVPYTPRGAGTGLSGGALPAMGGILISTKRMNKILEIDVENRCLKAQAGAVNLHLSRAVAEYGLHFAPDPSSQTVCTIGGNIAENSGGPHTLKHGVTSQHILEVTLVDAEGEVVSIGSRVRDTPGLDLLALVVGSEGTLGVVTEAWVRLVPVPASIETALASFPSVRAATESVAAIISRGIIPAALEMIDRNCLVAVQAAFHLDVPKDTEALLLIECDGESDVTTKEISAVRELCLEFGAIEVQIAATEADRQRLWTARKKGIGAMGRLAPTIITHDGVIPRSKLPEMLEFIYDVAAQHGLGVGNMFHAGDGNLHPIFYFDDRIPGTVDAVVAAGEQVIRKCIELGGSASGEHGIGVEKAELLRLMFNDDDMGLQRDARAIFNPGELCNPCKIIPDQKGCVEHMRRWRGAAT; from the coding sequence CTCAGCCGTGCAGCGTGCGTACGACTGCGACGCGTACACGATCGACCGGTCTCCACCCGCATGCGTTGTGCTTCCAGTAGACACACAGGAAGTCCAGCGAGTTGTTCAGTGGTGTACTGCCAACCGTGTGCCGTACACCCCGCGCGGTGCAGGAACAGGTTTGAGCGGAGGCGCGCTGCCAGCCATGGGCGGGATTCTCATCTCGACCAAGCGGATGAACAAGATTCTGGAGATCGACGTGGAGAATCGATGTTTGAAGGCACAGGCTGGCGCCGTCAATTTGCACCTCTCGCGCGCAGTCGCGGAGTACGGGCTGCATTTTGCGCCCGATCCATCGAGTCAGACCGTGTGCACGATCGGAGGGAACATCGCCGAGAACTCCGGCGGGCCGCACACCCTGAAGCACGGCGTGACCTCTCAGCACATCCTGGAAGTCACGCTGGTGGATGCCGAGGGAGAGGTCGTCAGCATCGGCAGTCGCGTCCGAGACACGCCGGGACTCGATTTGCTGGCGCTGGTCGTGGGCTCAGAGGGGACGCTGGGAGTCGTCACAGAAGCCTGGGTGAGGCTGGTCCCGGTTCCAGCGAGCATCGAGACGGCGCTCGCCTCGTTCCCGAGCGTCCGTGCGGCCACGGAGTCCGTCGCCGCGATCATCAGCCGGGGGATCATTCCGGCCGCGCTAGAGATGATCGATAGGAACTGCTTGGTGGCCGTCCAGGCAGCGTTTCATCTAGACGTGCCGAAAGACACAGAGGCGCTGCTTTTGATCGAGTGCGACGGCGAGAGCGACGTCACGACGAAGGAGATATCCGCAGTTCGGGAGCTGTGCTTGGAGTTCGGAGCGATCGAGGTGCAGATCGCTGCAACCGAAGCGGATCGCCAGCGCCTGTGGACGGCGAGAAAGAAGGGGATCGGCGCGATGGGGCGGCTCGCACCGACCATCATCACGCACGATGGTGTGATCCCGCGCTCGAAGCTGCCGGAGATGCTTGAGTTCATCTACGACGTTGCAGCCCAGCACGGGCTAGGCGTCGGCAACATGTTCCACGCCGGAGACGGCAACCTGCATCCGATCTTCTACTTCGACGATCGCATACCGGGCACTGTCGATGCGGTCGTTGCAGCCGGAGAGCAAGTGATTCGCAAGTGCATCGAGCTGGGAGGGAGCGCGTCCGGCGAGCACGGCATCGGCGTTGAGAAGGCGGAGTTGCTGCGCCTCATGTTCAACGACGACGACATGGGCTTGCAGCGCGACGCTCGCGCGATATTCAACCCTGGCGAACTTTGCAACCCGTGCAAGATCATCCCAGATCAAAAAGGTTGCGTTGAGCATATGCGAAGGTGGCGCGGAGCTGCGACTTGA